One Pieris napi chromosome 13, ilPieNapi1.2, whole genome shotgun sequence genomic window carries:
- the LOC125055560 gene encoding uncharacterized protein LOC125055560 yields the protein MQKRNRSPEEKDSRSHHAKKTQRREAIINKRRGINTPEQNTSSNIETNNSFALLDVELGEATVKRTPKPPPIILYGVDDLAKLTQLIEEVIEKNDYTYKIVSKNQLIISSNTVDKYKILIEHIRSKGLIGHTFTRKDQKCMRIVIKHLHFSTPKDAIIEAVEKTGNKVQGEIVTARKQGTKEPLNTFLCVKCAGAHKTTTCTINDNTPAVCALCSGSHPASYKGCQVYREVLARKKIGNKFQPYPKSKTTLEVRTKNSENNEPPNDTDVIVIEPDNHSKTTQPKHRLPSVKESLGPYSEAPKNSTKTVAYHTETQKSYTRDNTDQTKQQIHRKDKVDHIDSQRTNTENHVDHESQRTYLRKIELGQENRFSLEALIVKQTERIDQLISQLSTMMNLIMTIISRLPQ from the exons ATGCAAAAAAGAAATCGGTCTCCCGAAGAAAAAGACTCAAGGAGTCATCACGCCAAAAAGACACAGCGACGAGAGGCAATTATTAACAAACGCCGAGGAATAAATACTCCTGAACAAAATACCTCATCGAATATAGAGACAAACAACAGCTTTGCTTTGTTAGACGTGGAACTAGGAGAAGCTACAGTCAAGAGAACACCCAAACCACCACCAATAATTTTGTATGGTGTTGATGACCTTGCAAAACTCACCCAACTCATCGAAGAAGTTATTGAAAAGAATGATTACACCTATAAAATAGTATCCAAAAACCAGCTTATAATCTCGTCTAACACGGTTGACAAATATAAGATTCTGATCGAGCACATAAGAAGTAAAGGGCTTATAGGTCACACATTTACACGTAAAGACCAAAAATGTATGAGAATTGTTATTAAACATCTTCACTTCAGCACACCTAAAGATGCCATTATAGAAGCAGTAGAAAAAACTGGAAACAAAGTACAAGGAGAAATAGTTACTGCCCGGAAACAAGGAACCAAAGAGCccctaaatacattttt ATGCGTAAAGTGTGCTGGGGCACATAAAACTACTACGTGCacaataaatgataacactCCAGCAGTATGCGCACTATGCTCAGGAAGCCACCCTGCTAGCTACAAAGGATGCCAGGTGTATAGGGAAGTCCTAGCAAGAAAGAAAATTGGAAACAAGTTTCAGCCATATCCAAAATCAAAAACCACTCTAGAAGTGCGTACTAAGAACTCTGAAAATAATGAGCCCCCAAATGACACGGATGTGATAGTCATTGAGCCTGATAATCACTCCAAGACTACCCAACCGAAACATCGGCTACCAAGCGTAAAAGAATCCCTGGGACCCTATAGTGAAGCTCCCAAAAATTCAACCAAAACTGTAGCATACCATACAGAGACACAAAAATCATACACGCGAGATAACACTGACCAAACGAAACAACAGATACACAGGAAAGACAAAGTTGACCATATAGATTCACAGAGAACAAATACGGAAAACCACGTTGACCATGAGTCACAAAGAACATACCTGAGAAAAATAGAACTCGGGCAAGAAAATAGATTCAGTCTAGAAGCACTTATAGTGAAACAGACTGAAAGAATCGACCAACTCATTTCACAACTCAGCACAATGATGAACCTCATCATGACAATCATCAGTAGGCTTCCACAATGA